A single region of the Drosophila takahashii strain IR98-3 E-12201 chromosome 2R, DtakHiC1v2, whole genome shotgun sequence genome encodes:
- the Khc-73 gene encoding kinesin-like protein KIF13A isoform X7, with product MSSDKIKVAVRVRPFNRREIELGTKCIVEMEKQQTILQNPPPLEKIERKQPKTFAFDHCFYSLNPEDDNFASQETVFDCVGRGILDNAFQGYNACIFAYGQTGSGKSYTMMGSQESKGIIPRLCDKLFSAIANKSTPELMYKVEVSYMEIYNEKVHDLLDPKPNKQSLKVREHNVMGPYVDGLSQLAVTSYQDIDNLMTEGNKSRTVAATNMNAESSRSHAVFSVVLTQILTDQATGVSGEKVSRMSLVDLAGSERAVKTGAVGDRLKEGSNINKSLTTLGLVISKLADQTNGKKSGNDKFVPYRDSVLTWLLKDNLGGNSRTVMVATISPSADNYEETLSTLRYADRAKRIVNHAVVNEDPNARIIRELRHEVETLRSMLKHATGSPVGDVQDKLAESENLMKQISQTWEEKLVKTERIQNERQQALEKMGISVQASGIKVEKNKYYLVNLNADPSLNELLVYYLKERTLIGGRSISGQQPDIQLSGLGIQPEHCVITIEDSGLYMEPVQGARCFVNGSAAVEKTPLQNGDRILWGNHHFFRVNSPKSNNTSMCASEPQTPAQLIDYNFARDEIMQNELSNDPIQTAIARLERQHEEDKQVALEKQRQEYERQFQQLRNILSPSTPYAPYAPYDPLRMGKITPNTPTSQMRVEKWAQERDEMFRRSLGQLKTDIMRANSLVQEANFLAEEMEKKTKFSVTLQIPPANLSPNRRRGAFVSEPAILVKRTNSGSQIWTMEKLENKLIDMREMYQDHKERILNGLPLIEPFSDDEYDDKDDDSAKPQDPFYESQENHNLIGVANIFLEVLFHDVKLDYHTPIISQQGEVAGRLQVEIERIAGQMPQDRMCESVSESSGDSRDEYDDPVDPTSNQITCRVTIKCASGLPLSLSNFVFCQYTFWGHQEMVVPVINAESTAHDQNMVFKFEHTQDFTVTINEEFLEHCIEGALSIEVWGHRSAGFSRTKGWEVEQQQAKARSLVDRWAELSRKIELWVEIHELNDNGEYSPVEVTNRNEVLTGGIYQLRQGQQRRVNVRVKPVQNSGTLPIICQSIVNVAIGSVTVRSRLQRPLDSYQEEDLTVLREKWSEALGRRRQYLDQQIQMLIKKEEKNEQERERELSLVHQWVSLTEERNAVLVPAPGSGIPGAPASWEPPSGMEPHVPVLFLNLNGDDLSAQNTNDELSVAGINSILSKEHGHKFYTLQILQHLDKDVCCVASWDSSMHDSQALNRVTEANERVYLILRTTVRLSHPAPMDLVLRKRLSINIKKGQTLTDRLKKFRLVRGENAIWQSGVTYEVVSNIPKASEELEDRESLAQLAASGDDCSASDGETYIEKYTRGVSAVESILTLDRLRQNVAVKELETAHGQPLSMRKTVSVPNFSQAVKDTTNTGSIMRFDASMESLLNVGRSESFADLNNSALGSKFTPGHSPAGAGGVIRNRHSFGGKGSSDDSPGKAFGIASPATSKLLGMRMTTLHEEPLGGHKSLDEEPEDSYSDSEYAAEYEQERQQNKSLATRSRLTASKTMDSFMDVSSHSNQSYLSYTSSANANMKHLTGLATLSMSSSTSSGYGSQAVSCNNLSNEDIASMRSMSIDETPDFDRVNSNSPPNRQARVNPFLKDMPKAKAQEPQTEPQAKKLQETFTHPLEQLESRENAQSDEDEREQLPKNNNNNVEAVEEPTKQQEEAELPTESQTELATDNQNGNRSSSSDEVSHSSEELLEGDGIVREELPAGKVVRRKKSNTQPPPINGNSNNNNNNSTSQAPRINHRASVAKMEGLAAYMDSSIMSSSTEVEDESKDVEVILPDWIVVGESVLIRPYNTSGVIRFVGTTEFQPGAWIGVELDTPTGKNDGTVKGIQYFQCKPKHGMFVRSDKLMLDKRGKAMRAYKAAEKSNSISKEMSTSMTGSMTRSKSRGDSLNLSARK from the exons AAATCGAACTGGGTACAAAATGTAtcgtggaaatggaaaaacagCAGACGATACTGCAGAATCCGCCACCACTGGAAAAAATCGAAAG aAAACAACCAAAGACATTTGCATTCGATCACTGCTTTTACTCACTGAATCCCGAGGACGACAACTTTGCGTCCCAGGAGACAGTATTCGATTGCGTGGGACGTGGAATTCTGGATAATGCATTCCAGGGCTATAATGCGTGCATATTCGCTTACGGCCAGACAG GCTCTGGCAAGTCCTACACGATGATGGGCTCCCAGGAGAGCAAGGGAATCATTCCGCGTCTCTGCGACAAGCTCTTCTCGGCCATAGCCAACAAATCCACACCCGAACTGATGTACAAGGTGGAGGTGTCGTACATGGAGATTTACAACGAGAAGGTCCACGATCTGCTCGATCCCAAGCCGAACAAACAGTCTCTTAAGGTGCGCGAGCACAATGTCATGGGTCCCTATGTGGACGGATTGTCGCAGCTGGCGGTGACATCCTACCAGGACATCGATAACCTCATGACCGAGGGCAACAAATCGCGAACGGTGGCCGCCACGAACATGAACGCCGAGTCCTCGCGCTCCCACGCCGTCTTCTCGGTGGTCCTCACTCAGATACTCACGGATCAGGCGACGGGCGTCAGCGGCGAGAAGGTGTCCCGCATGTCCCTGGTGGATTTGGCTGGCTCCGAGCGAGCCGTGAAAACGGGAGCCGTTGGCGATCGTCTCAAAGAAGGCTCCAACATCAACAA ATCTCTAACCACCCTTGGCCTGGTCATCTCCAAGCTGGCCGATCAAACGAACGGCAAGAAGAGCGGCAACGACAAGTTTGTGCCCTATCGCGACTCCGTGCTCACCTGGCTGCTGAAGGACAATCTGGGTGGCAACTCGAGGACAGTGATGGTGGCCACGATTTCACCCTCGGCGGACAACTACGAGGAAACTCTTTCAACGCTACGTTATGCGGATCGGGCCAAGCGCATTGTTAATCACGCTGTGGTCAACGAAGATCCCAATGCCCGCATCATTCGTGAGCTGCGACACGAGGTGGAGACGCTCAGGAGCATGCTGAAACATGCCACCGGGTCGCCGGTGGGCGATGTCCAGGACAAGCTGGCTGAGAGCGAGAACCTGATGAAGCAGATCTCGCAGACCTGGGAGGAAAAGCTGGTCAAGACGGAGCGCATTCAGAACGAACGACAGCAGGCGCTCGAGAAGATGGGCATCAGTGTGCAGGCCAGTGGCATCAAGGTGGAGAAGAACAAGTACTATTTGGTCAATTTGAACGCCGATCCGTCCCTCAATGAGTTGCTGGTCTACTACCTGAAG GAACGAACGCTGATCGGCGGACGCAGCATCAGTGGCCAGCAGCCGGACATTCAACTTTCCGGCCTGGGCATCCAGCCCGAGCACTGTGTGATCACCATCGAGGACAGTGGTCTGTACATGGAGCCCGTGCAGGGAGCGCGTTGTTTTGTCAACGGATCGGCAGCTGTAGAGAAGACGCCGCTGCAGAATGGCGACCGTATCCTGTGGGGCAACCACCATTTCTTCCGCGTTAACTCGCCGAAGAGCAATAACACGAGTATGTGTGCCTCGGAGCCCCAGACGCCGGCGCAACTGATTGATTACAATTTCGCACGCGATGAGATTATGCAGAACGAGCTGAGCAACGACCCCATCCAGACGGCCATTGCTCGGCTGGAGCGTCAGCACGAGGAAGATAAGCAGGTGGCGCTGGAGAAGCAGCGGCAGGAGTACGAGCGTCAGTTTCAACAGCTGCGCAATATTCTGTCGCCCAGTACACCATATGCTCCCTATGCTCCCTACGATCCGCTGCGCATGGGCAAGATTACCCCGAATACTCCCACTTCGCAGATGCGGGTGGAAAAGTGGGCGCAG GAACGCGATGAGATGTTCCGGCGCAGCTTGGGCCAGCTAAAAACCGATATTATGCGTGCGAATTCTCTGGTCCAGGAGGCCAACTTCCTGGCCGAGGAGATGGAGAAGAAGACCAAGTTCTCGGTCACTCTGCAGATTCCGCCGGCCAATCTGAGTCCCAACAGGCGGCGAGGCGCCTTCGTCAGCGAACCCGCCATTCTGGTGAAGCGCACCAACTCGGGCAGCCAAATCTGGACGATGGAGAAGCTGGAGAACAAGCTGATCGACATGCGCGAGATGTACCAGGATCACAAGGAGCGCATTCTCAACGGATTG CCCCTTATAGAGCCATTCTCAGACGACGAGTACGACGACAAG GACGACGACAGCGCCAAGCCTCAAGATCCGTTCTACGAGTCGCAGGAGAACCACAATCTCATTGGCGTGGCCAATATATTCCTGGAGGTTCTCTTCCACGACGTCAAGCTGGACTACCACACGCCGATCATCAGCCAGCAAGGCGAGGTGGCGGGTCGTCTGCAGGTGGAGATCGAGCGGATCGCGGGACAGATGCCGCAAGATCGCATGTGCGAGTCGGTCTCCGAGTCATCCGGCGATTCGCGGGATGAGTACGACGACCCGGTGGATCCCACATCCAATCAGATTACCTGCCGTGTGACCATCAAGTGCGCCAGTGGCCTGCCGTTGTCGCTCTCCAACTTCGTCTTTTGCCAGTACACTTTCTGGGGTCACCAGGAGATGGTTGTGCCGGTCATCAACGCGGAGTCAACGGCCCATGATCAGAATATGGTCTTCAAGTTCGAGCACACCCAGGACTTTACGGTCACCATAAACGAAGAGTTTTTGGAGCACTGCATCGAGGGTGCGCTGTCCATCGAAGTATGGGGACATCGCAGTGCCGGCTTCTCCAGGACAAAGGGCTGGGAAGTGGAGCAGCAGCAAGCGAAGGCCCGTTCCCTGGTCGATCGCTGGGCGGAGCTGTCGCGCAAGATCGAGCTTTGGGTGGAGATCCACGAGCTAAACGACAACGGCGAGTATTCGCCGGTGGAGGTGACAAATCGGAATGAAGTACTGACTGGTGGGATTTACCAGTTGCGTCAGGGTCAACAGCGGCGCGTGAATGTGCGGGTGAAGCCCGTGCAGAACTCTGGCACCCTGCCCATCATTTGCCAGTCGATTGTGAACGTGGCCATTGGCAGTGTGACGGTGCGATCTCGTTTGCAGCGACCACTAGACTCGTACCAGGAGGAGGATCTCACTGTGCTGCGCGAGAAGTGGAGCGAGGCGTTGGGACGAAGGCGTCAGTATCTTGACCAGCAGATCCAGATGCTCATAAAGAAGGAGGAGAAGAACGAGCAGGAAAGGGAACGCGAGCTGAGCCTGGTACATCAGTGGGTTTCGCTGACGGAGGAGCGCAATGCGGTCTTAGTGCCGGCTCCTGGTTCGGGCATTCCCGGAGCCCCCGCCTCGTGGGAACCCCCATCGGGAATGGAGCCCCATGTGCCAGTGCTCTTCCTCAACCTCAATGGCGACGATTTGTCCGCGCAGAACACCAACGACGAGCTCTCCGTGGCCGGcatcaattcaattttgtCCAAGGAGCATGGACACAAGTTCTACACGCTGCAGATTCTGCAGCACCTGGACAAGGATGTGTGCTGTGTGGCCAGCTGGGACTCTTCGATGCACGACAGCCAGGCCCTGAATCGTGTGACCGAAGCGAATGAGCGTGTGTATCTCATACTGCGCACCACGGTGCGCCTTTCGCATCCCGCTCCCATGGATCTCGTGCTGCGCAAACGGCTGAGCATAAACATCAAGAAGGGCCAAACGCTGACCGATCGCCTCAAGAAATTCCGACTGGTGCGCGGTGAGAATGCCATTTGGCAGAGCGGCGTCACCTATGAGGTGGTCTCCAACATTCCAAAGGCCTCCGAGGAGCTGGAGGATCGCGAATCGTTGGCCCAGTTGGCGGCTAGCGGTGATGATTGCTCGGCAAGCGACGGCGAAACCTACATAG AGAAATACACGCGTGGCGTTTCGGCGGTGGAGAGCATACTGACCCTGGATCGCCTGCGGCAGAACGTGGCGGTCAAGGAGCTGGAGACGGCCCATGGACAGCCGCTGAGCATGCGCAAGACCGTCAGCGTGCCGAACTTCTCACAG GCGGTCAAAGACACCACCAATACCGGGAGT ATTATGCGCTTCGATGCATCGATGGAGTCGCTGCTGAATGTCGGACGCTCCGAGTCCTTTGCCGATCTCAATAACAGTGCGTTGGGCAGCAAATTTACGCCAG GTCACAGTCCAGCAGGAGCAGGCGGAGTCATCCGGAATCGCCACAGCTTCGGCGGCAAGGGAAGCAGCGATGACTCTCCCGGAAAAGCCTTTGGCATCG CTTCGCCGGCCACCAGTAAACTGCTGGGCATGCGCATGACTACGCTGCACGAGGAGCCGCTGGGTGGACACAAGTCACTGGACGAGGAGCCGGAGGACAGCTACAGCGACTCGGAGTACGCCGCCGAGTACGAACAGGAGCGGCAGCAGAACAAGAGCCTGGCCACGCGCTCCCGCCTCACGGCTTCCAAGACCATGGACTCCTTCATGGACGTCAGCAGCCATTCGAACCAGAGCTACTTGAGCTACACGTCCAGTGCCAATGCGAACATGAAGCATCTGACGGGCCTGGCCACTTTGAGCATGAGCTCCTCCACCAGCAGTGGCTACGGCTCGCAGGCTGTCTCCTGCAATAATCTGAGCAACGAGGATATTGCTTCAATGCGTTCCATGAGCATTGATGAGACGCCAG ACTTTGATCGAGTCAACTCGAATTCGCCTCCGAATCGGCAGGCACGAGTCAATCCCTTCCTCAAGGACATGCCCAAAGCCAAAGCACAGGAACCGCAAACGGAGCCGCAGGCCAAGAAGCTGCAGGAAACCTTTACGCATCCGTTGGAGCAGCTGGAGTCCCGGGAGAACGCACAAAGCGACGAGGATGAGCGCGAACAGCTGCCAaagaataacaacaacaatgtgGAGGCGGTCGAGGAGCCGACGAAGCAGCAAGAGGAAGCTGAGCTGCCAACCGAATCACAAACAGAGCTTGCCACAGACAATCAAAACGGCAAcaggtcctcctcctccgacgAGGTGAGCCACAGTTCCGAGGAGCTGCTCGAAGGCGATGGCATTGTGCGGGAGGAGTTGCCCGCTGGAAAGGTGGTGCGGCGCAAGAAGTCCAACACCCAGCCACCTCCGATTAATGGCAACagcaataataacaacaataacagcacAAGTCAGGCACCGCGCATCAATCATCGAGCATCGGTGGCTAAGATGGAGGGTTTGGCCGCCTACATGGACTCCAGCATCATGTCGAGCAGCACAGAAGTTGAAG ATGAGAGCAAGGATGTGGAAGTTATTCTGCCCGATTGGATTGTGGTCGGCGAGTCGGTGTTGATCCGACCCTACAATACCAGCGGCGTCATCCGCTTCGTGGGCACCACAGAGTTCCAGCCCGGCGCCTGGATAGGCGTGGAATTGGACACTCCGACGGGCAAGAACGACGGCACCGTGAAGGGCATTCAGTATTTCCAGTGCAAGCCCAAGCACGGCATGTTCGTGCGCTCCGACAAGCTGATGCTGGACAAGCGCGGCAAGGCGATGCGAGCCTACAAGGCCGCCGAGAAGAGCAACAGCATCAGCAAAG AGATGAGCACCTCGATGACCGGCTCGATGACACGCTCCAAGAGCCGCGGCGATTCGCTAAACCTGTCGGCGCGCAAATGA